The following nucleotide sequence is from Falco naumanni isolate bFalNau1 chromosome 6, bFalNau1.pat, whole genome shotgun sequence.
AGTAATGCAAGAGTTAAAAggatattttgcattttctttgtcatCTGTTAGTTCAAATAACTGATGAGCACAATCCTTGATTAATTCATCCAGAGCTTCTTCCATTGCTGACAAGTCAGAGAGTTCATCTTTAAGGTTTTGCTGTTCTGGTGCTTTTCCAACAACTTGGTCAAGATTAGAACCTCTACAAGGATATAAAAGTTGTCTAGTATGCTTGTATAAATAAGAGCCTGTTTATTGAGCACAAAGTATACTAACAGACAACCAGGAACTCTGAAATCCTTTACTCTGCTGTAACACACTTTATTATGCTTTTGCACTCGATACTTGTTAATGTATCAAGTAATTCAGACAGCACAAGGATACAGAAGAACTTAAATATTTGTATCTATTAAAGGTAAATCAATATGCTTAAAAATACTCTCAAAAGTTATAAACATTACTTGACATTGTTGGGTTttattgtttcagaaattagAAGTTTTAAAGTCAACTCACACCCACTGGATAAGATTCTTAGATCTTTTCTGAATTAAGTGGATTCCATCCAACACATTCGTGATGTCATACACCCTTCGTTTTCGTACTCCAAGTGTTGTTGCTACTTCGTTTAAATCAAGGACACCATCTGGAGCTGTTTTGACAAGATCCATGAATTTTCGGGTCAAATAAACCAAGGATGCATCAAATCGAGGCTTTTTGACTTTCAGAGTTTCTGTAAAGTTTTGATAGAATATTTAGGGTAAATTACTATGCAAGTATGAAGTGTtccttaaaaaacccaaacaatagTGATGAAGTAACAATGAAGATAAAAGTCTGGAAGCACGGCAATTATTAATGCTGACATTGCAATGGCATCATATAAAGTCTATTAGCTACATATACTTTCATTTGTTTGCAATGATTGTATCTAAATAGCAAGCATGCATCTTCACACTTTCAACATTCATGACTTCAGACTGCTAGCATGGAAATTAATAGTTGTGTAACTATGTTCTGTAGGACATGAGGTCAGACTACTGAATGAATACCAATGAAACCTTTGGTTAACTATAGATAGTGTCAAGGCACTGCCAGAGAACAGCAGCTCTATCATCTGCTCCACGACACTCTTaaaaatttattacttttttcctccacaatCTTTGGCCCAGATTAACCTGCAGATCTCCCAAATAACATTCAGGCACGGTTTCAGGGACTGTTTCAGCCTGGACATGACCAAACTGTTCTGCAGTACAAAAACTTAATATATGGACAAACTCTGGTTGTACTGTTTGGCCTCAGGGCAAAAGAATTTGTCCTGCCATTGTTTGATATACTAATGCAACAAAGATCTGCAGATACCAAGATACTACAGGTGTAAGAGAGATCCTTGTGCTATATGTATCCATTACCAGCATAttcacagaaacagcaggaaaggtACTGATGAATAGCTTGTTTAACTTCAGAtgcataaaacataaaaaagcatctatttttgaggcacaaaaaaaaaaaaaaaaaaaaagatgtggtaCACATGCACTCATCTGATGCTAGAGTCAATGAAAGACTCTCAAATTTTGCTGTTACTTGTCTTGTCTCCTGGAAAGCAAAACGGGTATTTCATTTCTGACCAAACTGTGTCACTGAGTAATATTCCATTCTAATGTTTCAagagaatgtgtgtgtgtgcgcgctTCAAACTTCATTGTTTTTCCCAGGATGAATGAGACATCCACTTTTACTCACAGTATATTACACCCATTCCATGGCTGCAAGATTGTGCACTCTTAACGGTGACAGGTTCAACAACTCAGTTTTGGATTGTGTTACAGTGAGATTTGTGACACTATTCAATTGGTgaggaaaaaaccacacaaaacacaATGCAAATTCACTTAAGCTTGTACTTACATTTGTTAATACCAGTTGAAAACCAATGTTTGCCAGCATGATGTTCAAGTTCTCTCTAACTCATTTTTCCtgtacattattttctttatagcaGTGGGAAAGTATACTTGCAGCaaatttaaagaggaaaactaTGAAGAATGTATTGCTTCATAGCTGTTACTtcatttaacatgaaaaaagcatgaaatactTAAAGGAATAATCGTCACACATGGAAGACTGCAACTTACTTCTCACAAACTGTACGTCATTGTCCACATTCAGGTTGATCATTGGTGgctggggaaaaagcaaacaaaaaaagaaactgactGACATAAAACGCTGTCTACAAAGGAAGCTTCTCCAGAAGAAATCACCAGATCAACTCTACATGCTACAGCCAGCAGAGTGCTGACAATTCAACAGACACTACTGTGAAGGAACATCAGAGGATAGAAGGGATACATGCTCATTAATTCCCATCAGAATTTTCAGCCCTTAGTCTCAGCTTGTCTTGGAAACCACTGAACTCCCTAATGCTCAGGCAACGGTCACAACACAGATACCTGTATAAACTCTACAAATACAAGCTTCAGCTAGTCCACATACAGAAGATACACTGCTATTACAGAGCATTACAATTATATATTACAAGACTGGCAGCAGTCTGCTCTGGTCAAGAAACTGGTATGATGAACCCAAGTAGGAACTTATTTCCACCCCTCACCCcaatttaaaagctgtattttcaaattcagaCTCATTCCAATTAGGAGAGACCTAAGAAGGTCTCTGGTCCAACCTCCAGGTCCAAATAGGAACAGCCATTAGATCACAGCTGTTTACTCAAGGCTTTTATCCAACTGGGAAAATATCAAGGGATGGAGGATACACCTCTCTGGGCATCCCATTCCACTGCTTGCATGTCcttgcagtgaaaaaaagtttcacttTACATCAAGTTGCAactcctcttgcttcttctaTTCAATTCATGGCTATTTCCTTTCAGCTGCCATCATGCATGGCTATGAAGTGCTGGCACCCACTTCTTGTTAACTTTCTTGCAAGTACTGAAGGGCTGCTGTGGCTTAACAGGCTCCCACAGCAGTTTATCAACAGCCTTCCTGTACTGGTGGGTCTAAAATGGACACAGCATTCCAGCAGTAGCCCAGTACATGCCAAGTAAAGAAGGAGAATCATTTCCCTTGATTTGCTGGCTATGCTTCTGCTAATACAGCCTCATAGGCCTCAATGCCAGGGCACAGCACTGGTGCATGTTTAACCCACAGTCCatcaggacccccaggtcctttcaGCAAGGTACTCCCCCAGCGCTGTATGCTGCAGTGTACAGGCCCAGGTACAGGACTTCACACTTGAATTTTCAGCTTCCTTGATTGAAGTTTATGAGGTGTCTGATGACCTATTCCTCCAGCTGAGGCAGCTTCCCCACTCAAACATGAGTGTGCACCTCACATCCTCATCCTAACAGGACAGGTCCCAGGAAaagacccctgaggaatgccacttgtAATCCACTTCTGCATAAAGTATGAACCACTAGCCAGTCCTCTTTGAGCCTGACAATCCagccagggtttttttactcaTCTAATAGCTTACAATCTGTGACATCCCAACTCAAAAAGGATGCTGCTGCAAGAGACTATTTCAGAAGTCCTGCTAAAGCGAATGCAGATGACATTCCAGGCTTTGGATCTACAGATCTAATAATTCCATCACCAAAGGTAATCAAATTGGAAGCATAGTCTTGTTGGCTATTCCCAATTGCCTCCTCTGCCATGTGCCTAGAAACAGCTTCCAAGACCACTTGCTTCATGATTTTCCAAGAGACTGAAGTGAGGCTGACTAAGCTGTAGCTGACCTCCACAACCCCTCAAAGACCATGACAGCAACCTCACAATGAAATCAGACAACTCTCTCAGGATGTACCCCAAGTGGGTCTATAGTCTTGTCTGGGCTGGGATTTCTCAGGACATTCCTAATTTGACACTTTTCCATTGCTTGCTATTCTTCTCCTTGAATCCCATCTCTTAGACACAAAGCCTAGGGACATCAGTTCTGAAGACGCACTGCAACACGGCTGATTAACTTTAGCCTTAcctgtctctgcttttcctgaatCAGATGCCCCATCTAGCAACAGGTTCGcattctccccctgcccctttaCTGCTAATGTAACAGTAAAAAGTTGTCACCCTTGACATTCCTTGCTAGTCTTAAATTTTTAGACTTTGGCTTTCCTAGCATCATACTTACATGcccacaaaatgttttttatccTTCTTTACCGCCTGTCCTTGCTCCCACCTGCTGTATATGTTCCTCTTGACCTCCCCAGAGTGCAGGCATAGCTGTGCCCATTCCTCCACACATTTACTTGTTTTCATGAGTATCAGGATGGAACAACCCTGTCCTTACAGGCCGCTTCTCCAACTTTCAAAGTTGTCTCCCCTAAAATCTCAACTACCTGTTATCTGAATAAGCTAGAATCCAGGTTCTGTACTCTGCCACTAGCCTTCCTCACTACGCTCAGGGTCTTGAACTCCACTATTCCATGGTCATTACAGCCGAAGCTGCTAATGATTACCATACCCTTGACTTCCTTGTTTATGAGAAGCAGATTCAGGAAAGCATCACCCCTGGCTGACGCATCTAAAGACCTACATAAAGAAGCTGTGCCAAACACCCTCTGTGTCTTACAATCATGACCTCCAATAATAAGAAATTTTCAGTTACCACTGTAAGAACTCATGTAAACTTTTTCATGGCTCTAAGATACTACTACCAAGTAACATTGAGCCCAACAGTCAAGGTtaacaaaaataagcatttttaagaAGTTCCACAGAACTGAAAGTAGGCCTGTTTTTTTGCTAGCTACCTCATAACATTACTAAAAAGTAGCAGTGGAAGTTGCACCTAAGATTACCTGAACATCACAGATGATCGAAGAAGAACGGAATGCATAGCTGGATTCGTTTTTCTCGAACATAGCTACAACGTATCTAACTCGATTACGAGGCTAGGGTAACACAGCTAAAACAGTATGATCCCTTGGCGCTACACCACCACTACGCTCTTCTTCCCGGGCAGCCTGCTACACACgcaaggagggagggaagcaccACAACACCCCTTTCGCGCACCAATCCTGCTAGGCCTACCACATCTCTCCAACCCGCGGACCTCGGGCCGGACAGGCGAGAGGAAGGACTTTGGGGGATCTCCTCAGAACCTCCCGCGGCGGGAGCGAAGCGCTGCAGTGCCGCCCCGCCCTCTCCCCGTccaccccccttccccgcccTCCGTTACCTCACTCACACGCAGCGTGTCCGGCCGCAGCGGTCTCAGACGCTCCCACTTGGCAGGGCTGGCCATGTTCGCCCGGCCCtggctcctcctcctcctcctcctcctctccccccccctccgGCCGGCCGTAGCCCTGGCGCGCCGGGAGGACTCTCCGCCCTGAGGCGAGGCGGCTGAGGCCGGGCGCTCAGAGGCCTTCACGACGAGCCTGCGAGTCCGTGTCGAAAGAAGGCGCCgccatccccaccccacctccgGGAGGAGGGGGCGGCAGGGGGCCCTCCCGCCCTCGCCGCAGCTCCGTTATGGCCGCCTCTCTcctccccggcccccccgcaAACCGGACGGGCGGGCGGGAAAGCGGAACCCCCGCCCCGTGCGCAGGCGCGCGCCTCCTTCCCGCCAGAGCCGGGGCGCGAGCGGAGGTGgctcctcccgccgccgggTCCCTGCCGTCCCCtcagcggggcgggcgggcggttGCTCGGGGTGGTCCTCTCTTCTGAGCGCCGGGGGGAAGGAGACCCCCGCTTATCGCCCAGGCTGGCGTTTCCTCCCCTCAGCACCctcccagagcagaggaagaaaggatttGCTCGCCCTCTTCGTCCTTGTCTTCCTGGCGGGGTGCAGCCGGCGTGGGGAGCGCCTTAAGCGCGAAAGTGGGTTAAACCGGGGAAGTTCTCATCCCTTCGGTGACCGAGGAGGGAGGTTTTTCTTCCCTCCGTGTACAGCATCGGCAAGGAGAGAGCGCCCTGCCTAAGCACCGTCGTGTAAATAGGTGTGAGAATAATTAGTATTGCTTCCTTCTGTCAGGACTCGCTAGTAGAAGGCGGCCGAAGCTGTGTGTGTCACTTACTGGGGAGAGAAGGATGGCATGCCCGTGTcatgaataaattaattatgAGGGGGTTGTGTGTAAAGGGCTGGGTAGGTGCCTCTAGGGCCAGAGCAGCCAGCCAATGTGGCCTGGCTGAGCTAGGCCTGTCCATTTACCTCCCAGCAAGGGGTCCCAGATCCTTTCCCAAATCCCAACTCCATTGCTCCTACCCTTTCTTTCACACTTCTGATATCCTTTTACAAGCACTGACTGTTGCCTTGCTCGTTTGTCACCATCAGCAGTAACCTCAAAATTTTTGATTTGGTAGGAAACTTCtgtttgtcaggaaaaaaaacccacttacTTAAAACACAACTCCTTGTTAGATAGCTGACCTGTTGAATGATTGCTCTTCATGGTAATTAACTGTCCTCTACTGTACCGTATGACAAAGAAGTCTGTGGTGGAGttctttttcctaaagaatGTGTGAACTTTTTTGCTTCCCCCGCCTAAACCGTTGGTGAAATTTCCTGTCACTTTCTCATCCTCAGGGCAGGTGCTCTGGAGAAAAGTGAATTTCATTGGACATTGTGTAAAACTGCCGGTCTAGTATAAGGAATTCAAAGCCTTGAAGAACTTAATCCCTTTTCTAACATGCCAGGCTGCACAGCTCTAATagtctattttctttaaaaattactgaattagCTGTTTCATATCCCTTCAGGTTAGACATTCCTTTGGTGTAGCTTATGTCACCACTGAGACATCAGATGCCTTGAAGGAGGATgcagttttcttcatagtaacCAATTTTCAATCAATTACTTGCACGGTAGCAATTGTCCTTGTAGTCATGTGTAGAACTAAGGGGGGTTGTTCTCATGGTCTAATcaatttatcagaaaaaaagtgggGGAAATATGTTACAGCTCCTCAAAGGCATGGTGTCTGTTTCAGGAGAGATGAAGCCTTGAGTTGTTCATTTAAAGACCTCGGGCAAATGTTGCTTGTCAGTATTCTAAGGAGAGCTTAGACTGCTGCAGGTGCAAAAGGTTTTCCTATCATGAAAGCAGCTTATCACTGAAATGTGAAAGCAGCTTCATCACCGAAATGTGAAAACACTCATTTCTGTGTGGGCAATATGATCCTTGCTAACTATTCTGTGGTGATAAATGTAGTCCCATAAGGAATGAATGTTTCTTCCCCTTTGTTATACTCTTAACTGGAAGACATACCAGCATTGTAATCACAGATTGTATAAACCCACTGTGATAAAGCAGGTTTTTCCCAACTGGAACAGCAAAATGCTTTGGAATAGATGTCTTGGGCTGCTTTAGTTTGGGGTACTGTGCTATGCAGCATAAAAGTCATTGAATAGGATTTTGATGATTGTTGGGTAGTCAGATATTAGGAGGGAGGCTATCAGCTCATAATTTGAGGATTAAGGATGTGTGAATATATTAACTCATGTGGAAAACATTGCATGAAGATGTAATTATGCTGTTGTCCTAGCTGGTCATAAGATCAAGTTCTGTTGTTCTTGTGCTTCTCTGTCCTTCGCTTCTGACTGAGTGAAGAAAAGTCCCCATGGATTCAGTTTCAGGAAGATTTTTCTATATTTACACAAAAATTATAAAGCCTAgttattcttttaaatgaaaactagaTTTTGGACTATCAGGAGTTTTGGCTGCGACATGCTGTGGATCTAAGAGTTTGATTGTAGTGtgttattatttgcattttataaagCTGGTAATTAAATTTATCCCACATTTTTTATTACTCTTGTagatgaaaatgtaaattatacCCTATTTACTGTTATCTTACTACATATGAAAATGGTTGTGGACTCTTTAATATCTCTGCGTGGTAATTGTACAAGACATGATTCTTAAAATGAAGGATTTGCTCATTTAGCCAGGTTTCTTCTATTGCATTGGTTATTAATCTGCCACAAGGGGGCAGTAATTCCATTTTCTAAATCTGATCTTTTAACAATGCATCCTAGAACAGTGGTTTCCTTAGCATTTTTGAGGGACTGTGTGTGAAAgtcaaaacataattttcttaaaaatgcttCGGTTGTGTAATTTAGTATTTTACTCTGCACTACTTAGGCATGTAGGTTTTACTTTGAGCAGCGTGAGTTAGACTGCTATGTAAAAGTTTTTACTGGTGAACCTCGTGCAGCACTGTAATGGTGTAAGGTTTGGATTTCATGCAAAATAggaatttttgtgttttttacaTTGCCATTGTAATAAtgaaaaacttgtttttaaCGAAATGTCATTACTTTcctattcttttatttttatgttatgcTAATAGCctattaatatttattagtCTATGTATATGTAATCCTAAATTTGGGAATTATATCACCTGACAGGTAACTTTATATTCTTTTATAatatccatttattttatttatgtacataGTAGTTGTAACATCCTGCAGTTAAAGCCAAGGCCACCTTACAGATGTAAAAATCTGTACAAATCTGTATGAAATGCAATCTTCTCTTTAATGATTCTCTTTAATCTTGTAACTGGATCTTCCATTAGGTGTGTATGTATTGCTGAAAAGATGAGCCAGAGGAAGTATCTTCCTGCAAAGGTGAAAtcatgaaagacagaaaaatgagtaAGTATCTGTTTAAGCTACATAAAATCAtgcatatatttgtatattGATGTCTGTCTGTATAAACTTCCTAGCCTCCCTAAGGTCCTACTAAGGTCCTCACCACTGCATAACAATTAGGTATAAAGGTTGTGGAACATTactatataattttttatgcTGCAAAATGTAATGATTGAAATTTGTTTCTGGTAACAGTACAGTCTTTCTTGATGTGCTCAGCTTAATAGGACTGAAAAAATTTGTTCCTGCATATATGGTGAATAGTCATCCTTTAATTTAAGAAGGAAAATCcatgatttttttactttgttgtATGAGTATGGGGAAGATCAAATCAGTTAATCAGATCTGAACCACACAGTGCTAAGCAGCATTCTCTTTTGTCATGTCCTGAACGGCatgcttgaaataaaattagaagTCATGGATGTGACACCATGTTAGAGATACTGGTTTTAGGACATGTTAGAAACTGAAGCTCTGAATTTTTGTACCTGtaatctggaaaataaattatattgaaGGACGAAAGTACCTTTAAGGTGACATTAGAGTTATGTAAATAGCAGGTACATACTGCATATGAGCACTGGTATCTTTTATTGAAAAGGTTCAGTGAATATTGTGCTCTTGGTGAGGTTCTGAAATTTGTCAGCAAGCCATCTCTCATCTGAAAGAGTCTGATGGTTTCTAGGCAAAGGTCTTAACAGAGCTTGTTGGAAATTTTCATCCAGGCTAAGGAGTTTATAAACAGAAGATTCCTGTTGCAAAAGGGCATTATTATATTTgtatcttttattattattatattgtATATTTTGAGTTGCAGAGGAGGTGCAAAATTGCCTGATGTATATGATTTTGTCAGCTTTGAACGCATGGAAACATTGGAGTGTGCTCTCATAAGATGTTTATATCTTGAGtttcagaaaactaaaaaaaaaagttactttttcacTTTAGATGAAGATTTCCCCATTGCAGgttttcttattatttaaaatttattttgttacttcattttatctcctagtcacagaatcacagaatggtcagggttggaagggatctctggagattGTCTAGTCCAACACCCTCACTAAAGCAGGTTCCCCTAGAGCAGGTTGTGCAGAATCGCATCCAAGCTGGTTTTGAAGGTCTCCACaggaggagactccacagcctctctgggcagcctgttcttcCTCATATGCAGGTGGAActccctgtgttgcagtttgtgcccgttgccctttgtcctgtcactgggcaccactgaaaagagcccggccccatcTTGATgctcacccttaagatatttgtatcCATTGATAAGATTgcttctcagtcttctccaggctaaagctctctcagccttccctcataaGGGAAATGCTCCAGTCCTCTAATCGTCTTCATAGTCCTTAACTAAATAATATGAGAAAGTGTTCTATATTAACTATTGACTCATATCAGACAGTGAATTCTTGAAGGCAGACTTGGCTTTTGTTTGAACATTTTAATCACACTGAGTATCTGTAAACTCttagaaaaaagtttctgtatATTTTGCATAAAACAGGAGAACACTGTGTCTTAGTGATTATATCTGAATTGAAGTTCTGTGGTAAAATTGATGCCTGAGCTGGAATGATCCAGCTCCTGGTTAGTGCTAGATGTGTAAAGCAGGCACTTGCTCTGTTCATACAGAGAACGAGTCTTCTGGGCTAGCTCAGAATGTCATTGCTGCTATGACAACCTTTGGGCTGTTCCACAGAACTGTAGGTTCTGCTCAGCAACCTGGGCTTCTGCCAAAAATATGATTCTGCTGCTTAAGTTGGACAGGGAGTCACTGTGTTTTGCTTCTGGAGTTCATAGCATAGCTGTTCTAACAAAGAGAAGAACCTGCATTCATGGTCTGTCATTGGAAGTTGAGAGAAACAGTCAGCCTTGATagaaaataccatttatttGCTACTTTAACTCCATTGAGAACTTGGATACTTTTGATCTAGCAGCACACCAATgccatttgtttcatttttgcagtgGTATATGATTTACAAACGGCTTGTGAAGAAGCAGTGGAGATTGTTAGAAGTGTCTGAGGTAGAAGACTTGTGCTAAACATGGCTGATGAAAATGCACAGATATTTGAAGACTTTATTACATCAAGgtataataaacaaaaattgaCTACATGATTGCATCTTTAAATGTTATGTGATGtcctgttttaaaacatttagcATCTTTATGAAACTTGGGTGCTTCTACGGAATTATTGCATTGATGTTTTAACTATGTGAAGATTCTTCATCTCACTTTACTAAGAAAATTtctagaaatgtgttttattaaaaggGCACAGGAGAGTACATGGTAAACTTTGCTTCCTAAGTAAATACCTATGTGGTACTAAGTATGTTTATATTCTGTCCATGACAATGGACAGCAGGGACATCCAGTTTCAGGACTGGAAGAGTTTCATAAACAGAGCTGTAAAGTACTGCCCTCTTTGGGGTATCCAATTGTAATAAACAGTTGGAGAATTCCTGTCCTGCAGATGCTCTGCATCTGAGCTGCTTACTGATGGACCAAACTCCATGTGTccaccaaattaatttttgaaaagcaggtaGCAAGGAGAGAGTATCTTTGGGTTTGCCTGGTActatggctgctgctgttgacTGAACCACTGGCAAAAACACTGGCTGAAAGAGAAAGAGTTGTCTTCTGTGAGGGGAAAGGATTGCACTTCGTGCCCCTAGCACGTCCGTTACCCCTAGTGTGCTCTTGCACTGGACAGACTGAGCAGAGCTGGACCCACCTGACCAGTGCTGGtcgctgctgcctcctgctggagcagcctcATATCATTCTTTCTTTGCCGCCCCTTCTCTGGGTAGGTAACTCTTCTGGCCAGTTGCTTTTGCTCTTCCGCTGATCTCCAAATCTCTATAGAGTACCCACACTGTCAGCATCTTGCCTCTGACTTCTTCCTGCCCTGAGTGCCACTATGGCTTGCTAGGGCTACAAGGCAGATCTTTTATTGTACAtccattctttttcatttattagtACTTAATTTAACCTGCCCTTTCAATCACCCACTACTATGAGATATGCCTGCAACATTTCACAGTCTATATTTGGATATCTTGAATAATTTTCTGTCGTTTCACCATTTGCATTGTACAATGCATCAAGCTTTGTCACAGCAGTGTTCAACACCTTCTCCAGTTGATTGGCAAATATGCTGAAAGTCCATCAGTCAGTCCTTGGTGTCCTGCTCCATATATACCACTCTTCTGGTACTGAAGTTGGTTTAACCTAGAGGTTACCTGTCTTGTAGCACATGTAGTTCAGCAGTAGCTCGTAGTTCAGCAGCTTTGTATTTGGGTAAAAAAACTCTGGTCCTGATGATATGTTACTTCCAAATGATCTGTCCATTCTAAAGCTTCCTTTGCTTCTTACATCAGTAAGAAGTTCTGACCTTCAGGAGTTGTGCTGACATGTGACATCTCTGCAGTATTCTAGAAAAAGCATCTAGCTGATTTTATAGAGATCTTTCAGCACCAAAACAGATGAGAAATCTgattctctctccttttttaaaccttttctatttttaaagtttagcagttgttaaaataaaaattaattcagattatGAGCTCTGACATAGTCCTCAGCAACTGCAACATGAACAGCATCAGTTTGACATGATTACTCATACTTATCTGGAGATAGTTGCTGTAATGATTTTTAACATTGTTTCTGGTCTGAAAACTTTGTTTCACACACACGAGTTCTGAGTGACTTCCAGCTACTACTTAGGAGTGGTACTCTGCTCCTTTTGGGTTGGTGAAGGCTGTTGGAAAGTAGCATGTATACTGAAGGCTGGTAGGAAGTATTTTTGTGCATAGTGCAAGATGGCACTAGTTCTTAAAAAGCATATTGCAGCCCACAACTTGGGAAGGAAAGTCTTGATGCTGGCAGTCTGGCTTATTGTTAAAAGTCTGGCTAATTATCAAAAGTTATCCAGACATTCAAATCTTTACTTTGCTATGATTTTGGGCAAGTAGGGAGAGTTTTTGAGATGTGAGATTAATGTAATTCTTCCCATTAGGTGAGACACACTGAAGTGCAAGTCTCTTGAGCATGAAAGTAGGAAGCATGCCCTTTTGCTGCAGCACAACACTGTAGCACATTTCTGAGTATCGAATGTAACTATCAGATGCATTTGGTTAAGTTTAAACAATTTGCCAAGAGCTGCACTTGCTGTGCCTTCAAGAGGGAGAGGGGATATAGCACTGTGCTGTGATATAGGTCttgctgcagaggagaaaatggaagaagcTGCTCAGTTGAATCATGATGAGTGTATGGTTTGGCAAGTCTGgattataattttttcctaagtCTTCATTTCTGGGCAAAGTGACTGAGACGATTATGACAGAATAAAGAGACTAGTTCCTTAATTTCAGTTCAGTCATTTAGGTTATCGTTCTCAAGCTGGATCAAATCTGTGTTGTTTGCACTAGTTACTGAGCTTGTCCTAGC
It contains:
- the E2F6 gene encoding transcription factor E2F6 isoform X1, giving the protein MASPAKWERLRPLRPDTLRVSEPPMINLNVDNDVQFVRKTLKVKKPRFDASLVYLTRKFMDLVKTAPDGVLDLNEVATTLGVRKRRVYDITNVLDGIHLIQKRSKNLIQWVGSNLDQVVGKAPEQQNLKDELSDLSAMEEALDELIKDCAHQLFELTDDKENAKLAYVTYQDIRSIQAFQEQIVIAIKAPEETKLEIPVPKEDCIEVHVKSTKGPIDVYLCEVEKEKPGAKTFEDTVTVTSETEPSVPPDEDLQAKEKTQPPEMPG
- the E2F6 gene encoding transcription factor E2F6 isoform X2 is translated as MFEKNESSYAFRSSSIICDVQPPMINLNVDNDVQFVRKTLKVKKPRFDASLVYLTRKFMDLVKTAPDGVLDLNEVATTLGVRKRRVYDITNVLDGIHLIQKRSKNLIQWVGSNLDQVVGKAPEQQNLKDELSDLSAMEEALDELIKDCAHQLFELTDDKENAKLAYVTYQDIRSIQAFQEQIVIAIKAPEETKLEIPVPKEDCIEVHVKSTKGPIDVYLCEVEKEKPGAKTFEDTVTVTSETEPSVPPDEDLQAKEKTQPPEMPG
- the E2F6 gene encoding transcription factor E2F6 isoform X3; its protein translation is MASPAKWERLRPLRPDTLRVSEPPMINLNVDNDVQFVRKTLKVKKPRFDASLVYLTRKFMDLVKTAPDGVLDLNEVATTLGVRKRRVYDITNVLDGIHLIQKRSKNLIQGSNLDQVVGKAPEQQNLKDELSDLSAMEEALDELIKDCAHQLFELTDDKENAKLAYVTYQDIRSIQAFQEQIVIAIKAPEETKLEIPVPKEDCIEVHVKSTKGPIDVYLCEVEKEKPGAKTFEDTVTVTSETEPSVPPDEDLQAKEKTQPPEMPG
- the E2F6 gene encoding transcription factor E2F6 isoform X6: MINLNVDNDVQFVRKTLKVKKPRFDASLVYLTRKFMDLVKTAPDGVLDLNEVATTLGVRKRRVYDITNVLDGIHLIQKRSKNLIQWVGSNLDQVVGKAPEQQNLKDELSDLSAMEEALDELIKDCAHQLFELTDDKENAKLAYVTYQDIRSIQAFQEQIVIAIKAPEETKLEIPVPKEDCIEVHVKSTKGPIDVYLCEVEKEKPGAKTFEDTVTVTSETEPSVPPDEDLQAKEKTQPPEMPG
- the E2F6 gene encoding transcription factor E2F6 isoform X5, with product MASPAKWERLRPLRPDTLRPPMINLNVDNDVQFVRKTLKVKKPRFDASLVYLTRKFMDLVKTAPDGVLDLNEVATTLGVRKRRVYDITNVLDGIHLIQKRSKNLIQWVGSNLDQVVGKAPEQQNLKDELSDLSAMEEALDELIKDCAHQLFELTDDKENAKLAYVTYQDIRSIQAFQEQIVIAIKAPEETKLEIPVPKEDCIEVHVKSTKGPIDVYLCEVEKEKPGAKTFEDTVTVTSETEPSVPPDEDLQAKEKTQPPEMPG
- the E2F6 gene encoding transcription factor E2F6 isoform X4 — translated: MASPAKWERLRPLRPDTLRVSEPPMINLNVDNDVQFVRKTLKVKKPRFDASLVYLTRKFMDLVKTAPDGVLDLNEVATTLGVRKRRVYDITNVLDGIHLIQKRSKNLIQWVGSNLDQVVGKAPEQQNLKDELSDLSAMEEALDELIKDCAHQLFELTDDKENAKLAYVTYQDIRSIQAFQEQIVIAIKAPEETKLEIPVPKEDCIEVHVKSTKGPIDVYLCEVEKEKPGAKTFEDTVTVTSETEPSVPPDEARSPGEGKNPTT